The genomic DNA AAGGAGACTATCCAGGAGGAGGCAGCTCATGCCGGCTGACAAATATGTCCTCGGCCTGTTTACCAGCGAAGACAAGACTGTCAGCGCAATGCAGGCCATGTCGGAGGCACCGTGGCAAATCGAACGAGTCCACTCCCCGATTCCCAGCGAGCGGATACTCGATAGTCTTGCTGTGAAAAAGAGCCGCCTGGGTTATTTCACTCTCGCCGGGGGGATTGTTGGCTTTTTTGCCGGCCTGGCTCTGGCGGTGTTTACTGCCACTCGCTGGCATCTCATTGTCTGGGGCAAACCAGTGGTGGCCTGGATACCTTTTTTCATCGTAGGCTTCGAATTCACCATCCTTTTTTCCGTATTGGCCAATGTCCTGGGGTTGATCATGCTCAGTGATTTGCCGGACCTCAACTGGAGTGAGCACTACGACCCCCGCTGCTCTGGAGAACATTTCGGTATACTGGCCAGGTGCCCGGATGGACGGCAGCAGGAGCTGGCCGAATTCTTTCGCACCCAGGGGGGAGAACCTAGACTATTCGAGGAGAACTGAACCTTTTAGATTGTGTGCGGCATGAACGGTTTCGCTCAGGACAGAAAACTTG from Deltaproteobacteria bacterium includes the following:
- a CDS encoding DUF3341 domain-containing protein; translation: MPADKYVLGLFTSEDKTVSAMQAMSEAPWQIERVHSPIPSERILDSLAVKKSRLGYFTLAGGIVGFFAGLALAVFTATRWHLIVWGKPVVAWIPFFIVGFEFTILFSVLANVLGLIMLSDLPDLNWSEHYDPRCSGEHFGILARCPDGRQQELAEFFRTQGGEPRLFEEN